One Mya arenaria isolate MELC-2E11 chromosome 5, ASM2691426v1 genomic window carries:
- the LOC128235980 gene encoding uncharacterized protein LOC128235980, whose protein sequence is MVEGFSLPHLRKSKGSIVNTSSISSSSVARDISMYCATKFAPSTIRTSLVEDYVDSLPSPGDVMQQLKDSMVISKKYFVDISISLFVGDASGSCGSLTIMKPTFVDRNVTLKFIPRHRWIANIVWMYTHEWDVTKEHTVKGIEKHFQQNVEDGLNYHTMMFFAEDSRNNSKFHVQCSDGKGNSSTNTVKLHLHDKQLIGPIMDNCVYGNADTIIYCNTSRTTGKSHVTFSIGSTVITMPEKETEPGVYTVVLVSNTWRDNDGHIATCKISNNDYVHDLNSSAKLCYMEKGSDPILIIQEYIHDENTTLSCEVSNTRPPTMIEILVDNTPISNAVHEDLLNETSKTFDSKASILIIDKKWNGKEICCLQNDTMFVDCTTGEIDCLEGSSGNDTRTSGIRIEKKCPLNKTEATDNGIIKCDRTNASEDGSKPRPEYVAGDNSTRSFKLPLQPILVGIGAFVVVCIIVASARTLVRWSKGKGSIRNPDNIEVSSANDATHSRDTNECVEMPETSVDMDASHDLENDYVKLQTREDSMMARKPITAIKSKHAESSLIYADLDIDHLQKACVVPIPGPRPNRRKEATVYDDIDFSKTKSAGPH, encoded by the exons ATGGTGGAGGGG TTCAGTCTTCCTCATCTCCGTAAGAGCAAGGGGAGCATTGTGAACACCTCCAGCATTAGTTCATCTTCCGTTGCCCGCGACATAAGCATGTACTGTGCAACCAA ATTTGCACCTTCGACTATACGTACATCGTTGGTGGAGGATTATGTAGATTCCCTGCCAAGCCCTGGAGATGTCATGCAACAGTTGAAAGACAGCATGgttatatcaaagaaatattttgttgacaTATCCATTTCCT TGTTCGTTGGAGATGCATCTGGCTCGTGTGGGTCATTGACAATTATGAAGCCTACGTTTGTGGACAGAAACGTCACCTTGAAATTTATCCCTCGTCATCGATGGATCGCAAACATTGTCTGGATGTACACTCATGAGTGGGACGTAACAAAGGAACACACAGTTAAAGGCATAgagaaacattttcaacaaaatgttgAGGACGGGCTAAACTATCATACTATGATGTTCTTCGCGGAAGACTCTCGCAATAATTCGAAATTTCATGTTCAATGTAGCGATGGGAAAGGGAATAGTTCAACAAACACTGTGAAGCTACACTTACATG ATAAGCAGCTTATTGGACCAATAATGGATAACTGCGTTTACGGCAATGCAGACACTATCATTTATTGTAACACAAGTCGTACGACAGGAAAATCTCATGTGACCTTTTCCATTGGAAGCACAGTAATAACAATGCCAGAGAAAGAGACAGAGCCAGGGGTATATACAGTTGTACTAGTCTCAAACACGTGGAGGGACAATGACGGTCACATTGCAACTTGCAAGATCTCTAACAATGATTATGTACACGACCTGAACAGTTCAGCTAAATTGTGTTACATgg AGAAAGGCTCGGACCCTATTTTGATCATACAAGAATACATTCACGATGAAAATACAACACTTAGTTGCGAGGTGTCAAATACACGACCCCCAACGATGATTGAAATATTGGTAGACAATACACCCATCAGCAATGCTGTTCATGAGGATTTATTGAACGAAACGTCAAAAACTTTTGACAGTAAAGCTTCCATATTGATAATAGACAAGAAGTGGAATGGGAAGGAAATATGTTGTc TACAGAATGACACCATGTTTGTTGATTGCACAACGGGCGAAATCGATTGTCTGGAAGGTAGTTCTGGGAATGACACACGTACTAGTGGTATACGCATCGAGAAGAAATGCCCGCTAAATAAAACTGAAGCGACCGACAACGGAATAATTAAATGCGATCGAACAAATGCTTCGGAAGATGGATCTAAACCACGCCCAGAGTATGTTGCAG GCGACAACAGTACGAGGTCGTTCAAGCTTCCGCTGCAGCCAATATTGGTAGGAATAGGAGCGTTTGTTGTTGTCTGTATAATCGTTGCGTCAGCAA GGACATTGGTACGGTGGAGTAAAGGTAAAGGTAGCATCCG GAATCCGGACAATATAGAAG TCTCATCAGCGAACGATGCTACCCACTCTCGTGATACAAATGAGTGTGTGGAAATGCCTGAGACATCAGTGGATATGGATGCCTCTCACGATTTGGAAAACGATTATGTCAAATTGCAGACACGGGAAGACTCCATGATGGCCCGGAAGCCAATCACAGCTATTAAG TCAAAGCATGCGGAAAGCAGTCTGATTTACGCGGATCTGGACATCGACCATCTACAGAAAGCCTGCGTTGTTCCGATACCTGGCCCAAGACCAAACAGACGAAAAGAAGCTACGGTGTATGATGATATAgacttttctaaaacaaaatccGCGGGACCTCATTAA